Below is a window of Bos indicus isolate NIAB-ARS_2022 breed Sahiwal x Tharparkar chromosome 19, NIAB-ARS_B.indTharparkar_mat_pri_1.0, whole genome shotgun sequence DNA.
CTTGAGTCTGGAGTCACTGGTGTGcagtgggaggggtggggtcTGTGTCTTCAAGACTGACCTGAGATCTTTTGGGCTCTCAGATCAATgtgattgaggacaagaggaagtTTGACATCATGGAGTTTGTGAGtcgaggtgggggtgggggtgggggtggggaggagcctgCTGATAGCATGAGGGACCGGGGAAAGAGAAGGGTCTGCCTCCTGCCCACCTTGTCCCCAGGTGCTGCGTTTGGTGGAGGCCCAGGCTACCCATTTCCAGCAGGGCCACGAGGAGCTGAGCCAGCTGGCCCAGTATCGCAAGGAGCTGGGTGGCCAGGTAGAGCCCCAGGGAGCAGGAAggtggaagagggagggaaggcgCTTTGAGATGACTCTGGGTGAGGGTGGGGCCATCTGAGATACCCTTCCTGTGCTTAGTTACACCAGCTGGTCCTGAATTCAGCCCGCGAGAAGAGGGACATGGAGCAGAGACATGTGCTGCTAAAACAGAAGGTGAGGACTGGGGCTGCAGACAGGAGGCGGACGACCCTGGGGCCTTGGTCTCTGCTCACTTCAGTTGCCCTTTGACACTTTTGTGCCCCCAggagctgggtggggaggagccAGAGCCAAGCCTAAAGGAGGGGCCTGGTGGCTTGGTCATGGAAGGACATCTCTTCAAAAGGGCCAGCAATGCATTTAAGACCTGGAGCAGGTGAGGAGTGAACATCCCAGtcggttttgggggtttttttgagTGGTTATAGTGTGTTAaatgggtcttcccaggtggttcactgggtaaagaatcctcctgcagtagaggagacctgggttcaatccctgggttgggaagatccctctgaggagggcatgacaacccagtccagtattcttgccttgagaatcccatcgagagaggagcctggtgggctatagtccatacggtcacaaagagtcggacatgactgaagcaactgagcatgcatgcatgcacacaccatgTGTTAAATGCAGCCAGGAAAAACAGACAGACTGCccctacccccccaccccactgcttcCTTCAGAGACTTTATATTCCATCAGCAAAGATACACAGTGATATGGTAATTAAGTGAATTACGTGTTATCTTAGACGGTAAGAATACCATAggcaaaaaacaacaaagaagcaATGTGGACACAGCCGGAAAGGAGCTGTGACTTTGAGTAGGGTGGTCAGTCTAGACCTCCTGGAAAGGTGACTGCTGAGTGAGGACTGGAAGGATATCTAGGGGGAGAATGTTCTAGGCTGAAGGAGGAGCCCTTCCAAGGCCctgaggaacctggagggttcCAGGAACAGAGGGGAGGCCCTGGGtgtggacagagggagggaggaggaagtggtagAAGATGCAGGTGGAGCTAACAGGGTGTGAATCATGATGGCCTCGTTGGCTGTGCTCTGAGGGAAGTGGGGCGCCATGGGAGGGTGTGGAGCAGGGTGGTGACCTGCTCTGACGTGACCCCTTCCCCTTCCAGGGCCACCGCCGGCCCCTGAGAGATCTTTGTGCAAATTAAGAAAGGGAGCCCCTTCTCCAAGATACTTATATTTGCCAAAACGTTGTAGTAACTATTTTATTAGACAAAGCATTTTTGCTGCCATCTGCTGGAAACTTGTCTTTGTGAGTCTATCACAACTGGGTGCTGAGATGTGATCAGCACCCCTCACAGGTCCCCGGCTGCCCCTCCTCTGCAGCATCTCCTGGGACGGGCAGCCCAGGACTCTCTCTTCTCAGTGAGATTCTATGAAGCTGAGAGCACCATATTCCTCCTGTCCCTCTCCTGAGCCATTACCCCCACATCACAAATGCTATTTCCACCTCTTCCAGACGCTGGTTCACTATTCAGAGCAACCAACTGGTCTATCAGAAGAGGTACAAGGTGAGTAGGCTGGGTCCTGGGTACTGGGCCCCAGGAGGACTCAGCCCTGCTGTGGCTGCCTGGACATCTGCCCTCCCCCCGCCAGGACCCTGTGACCGTGGTGGTGGATGACCTTCGTCTCTGCACAGTGAAGCTCTGTCCTGACTCAGAAAGACGGTTCTGCTTTGAGGTTGTGTCCCCCAGCAAGTGAGTACAGTGCCCAGGGCTGATGGCCTGTGTGTCTCAATCTTACTGGCTGGCAAGGGTCTTGGAGGCCCCTCATGCTGCCCCAGATGTTAACCCTTTGGTGGTTGACTGGGGAGGAGAGTATAGGGCAAAGGGGCATATCTAGAAGGGTATTACCAATTGGTGCAGAGGTATTTCCATATGACTGGCACCAGCCGCACACTTGCTGAATGTCAGCTTGCTCATCCTGCCACTTGACTCCCCAAGCCTCAGTTCTCTCCCTGCTCTCCATTCCCCTCTGGTCCAGGTCTTGCCTCCTGCAGGCTGACTCAGAGCGCCTCATGCAGCTGTGGGTCAGCGCCGTGCAGAGCAGCATCGCCACAGCCTTCAGCCAGGCTCGCCTTGATGACAGCCCCCGGGGTCTAGGCCAGGTACCTTAACTGGCGGTGCAGGGCTGGGCTGCCCAGCGAGCTAGGACATCCCTTCCCTCAGAGTCACTCTTTCTTCCCCTGTCCCCCCAGGGCTCAGGACACCTGGCCATAAGCTCCGCTGCCACCCTGGGCCCTGGTGGGTTGACCAGGGGAAGGGAGCCTGGGGGAGTGGGGCACGTGGCAGCCCAGGTGCAGAGCGTGGACGGCAATGCCCAGTGCTGTGACTGCCGGGAGCCTGCCCCCGAGTGGGCCAGCATCAACCTCGGCGTCACCCTCTGCATTCAGTGCTCTGGCATTCACAGGTCTCTCCCCACAGGGTCCCAAGCGTGGGCCCCTGCTCCTCCTGGGTTGGGGGCGGGAGACTTGCCTGGGTTTCCTCTCACACTCTGCCTGTTACCTGGGCTGAGCCTGTGGGGCCCAAGGTGGACCCAGGTGGGCCCAGCCCCTCGGTATCCTGGTCTGGCCAGGGCAGGAGGACACCCAGGGGAGTTGATCGACTTgtctggaggaggggtggggtcaGGACTGCTGAGGGTTGGGGAGCTgatgaaaagcagagagagatgaTGTTATGAGGCCTTAGCAGGTCTATACAGCCCTCagggggggagaggggaggggagtggcATGGCAAGAGTTGTCCAGGCCAAAATACCTGGAGAGAGGGGAGGTGGCTGGAGAGgatgaggagaagggaggagagggaatgGTGAACAGGCGGAATCCAGCTCCATCCAGGTCAAGACCACGTGGCCCTGGCTGCCCTCTGCCTCCTGGCCCAGCGCCTCCGCCTGGGCCCCCGCACGCAGGACCTTGCCCCTAAGTCTTTTCAGGAGTAGCAGCTGCCCCCACAGAGGGCCTGACATATCTCCCCTTGCTCTCCAGGAGCCTTGGAGTTCATTTCTCCAAAGTCCGGTCTCTGACCCTTGACTCATGGGAGCCGGAACTCGTGAAGGTGACTTGGGATGCTGTtgagtgtgtgggggtggggtaagGGCAGGGCTTCAGAGTCCTGAGGGCTCAGACACTCACCCACACCCTACCTGTCTGTCTCTGCCTCTACCTGGGCTGTCTGCAGCTCATGTGTGAGCTGGGAAATGTCGTCATAAACCAGATCTATGAAGCCCGAGTGGAGGCCATGGCTGTGAAGAAGCCAGGGCCCAGCTGCTCCCGGTGAGGCTGGGGCCACCCTccatgtggggagggagggaggagggcccaGGACGAGAGGAGGAAAGACTGTCTCCTTCCCCTGCAACACTCCCCCGCCAGGCAAGAGAAGGAGGCCTGGATTCATGCTAAATACGTGGAGAAGAAGTTCCTGACCAAGCTTCCTGAGATTCGAGGGCGAAGAGGTGGCCGGGGGCCCCCCAGGGGACATCCTCCTGTGCCCCCAAAGCCAGGGCTTATCAGGCCCAAGCCGGGGAGCTTCAGATCCAAGCCAGGTATACAGTTGGTTGGTTGGGCATCTGTGAGTGCCTGCTGGGCACTCAGCACAGTGCCAAGCCCAGTGGGGAGGCACAGAGTCCCGGGTCCAGGTCTTCCCCTTGAGAATGTTCAGGGGGCCAGACTGTACCAGCACTGGTTTTATAAGGCAAGAGTTTCGGGGATTAAAGTGAAGGATGGGAAGGACCATGGGGCTGGGAGGAAGCAGGAAGGGCTGTGTGAGGGTGCCAACAACCTAAGATGAGTCAGGAGAATGAGTGAAGGTCTCCAGAGGCCTGTGGATGAGGGTGAGAGCTTGGCTGGAAGAGAGGGAATCAAGAGAGCTGAGGTTGACTATCAGCTCACCCTCAACATCCCCTCCAGTTGAGGTGGTCAgacaggaagaaagtgaaagatgtGACTATTCTATATGCCTAGGCACCTGGCCATATCCTCTCACACCTTCCATCACCCCCCACCACAATTCCTGGTCTTGGAGTCCTTCCCACAATTGAGAAGTGACCTATCCCGTCACAATGTCAGGGGTCTGTACTGAGGGTTTTCTTCTCAGATTCATAGCTGGTTCCCCTTCACAGAGCCCCCCTCTGAGGACCTGCAGAGCCTGCACCCTGGGGCCCTGCTCTTTCGAGCTGCTGGGCACCCTCCATCCCTTCCCACCATGGCTGATGCCCTTGCCCATGGAGCCGATGTCAACTGGGTCAACGGGGGTCAGGAGAATGCCACACCGCTGATCCAGGCCACAGCTGCTGTGAGAGTCTTGGTGACCTCCCTACACCACCTTCggtctctcttccctctcctgacCTTGGTCCCAGCTCTtaaccctctccccagcccctagGGAGTGATAACCAGTAGAGCCTGATTGCTAAGAGGGTGAGATTTGGAGGCTGAGAAACCTGGTTTGGATCCAGACCCTCACCACTTACAGCTGTGAACctccttgtgcctcagtttcctcatctgtaaaatagggataacatGCCTTATTAGGTTGTACTATGGATGTAATACATGTAAAGAGCCAgagcagagggacttccctggtggtggtccagtggttaagattctgtgcttccaaggcaggggctgcaggttcaatcccttatcAGAAAACAGATCCCACGTGTCCCGTggtgtggccaataaataaagcttaaaaaaaaaaaaaaagcagagcctGCCATCCCATACCACTGAACTGACCCGACtccaaaatatcttttaatttgtctCTAATTTGCCACATCTCTCCCCCTTCTCTATTTCTCCATGCAGAATTCTCTTCTGGCCTGTGAGTTTCTCCTCCAGAACGGGGCAAACGTGAACCAGGTGGACAACCAAGGCCGGGGCCCGCTCCACCACGCGACAATTCTTGGCCACACGGGGTAGGGACAACAGGGATGATGGCCTCGGGAGGAAGGCTCCAGACGGGGTGAGGGGCCGGCTGAACTTGGCTATCTTGTCCAGGCTGGCCTGCCTGTTTCTGAAACGGGGAGCCGATCTAGGAGTTCGAGACTCTGAAGGCAGAGACCCCCTGACCATCGCCGTGGAAACAGCCAACGCTGACATCGTCACTCTGTGAGGGTGCCTGGGGAGGCGGGGCTCGCGCTTACACTATCCACTTGGGCGGGGCTTACGCCAGACCCCAGCTTGCCAggcggggcctggggaggggcggggccagcTCCTGGACCAGACTGAGAAAGGCTCCTCCAGGTGTTGACTGAGGCTTGGAGTAGGAAGGGTAAACTCACCTTCCTTGGTGGATTTATTCTGAGAGAGGCATTATTCATTAATTGTCGGGCATCTTTAAAGTACTAGACCCTGAGGAAACAGGTGAATGAAACAACCCAGCTCAAAGGatgggaaggtgagggtgggggtggggtgagaatGTCATTCATTCCTTAATCCTCTCCCCCTTCAGGCTACGATTGGCAAAAATGCGGGAGGCCGACgcagcccagggccaggctgGTAAAGTACACCTCCCCTCCGCCCTGCACAACATTGTAACTGTGGGCTTCTGGCCCCTGGTGACCTGTCCCCAACTCCCTGTCCTCAGCTTCATTGATCAATTacattatttattcaacaaatacgtATTGGGTGCATCCTACGCTCCAGGTCCTTGAAACAAAGCAAAGAATAGGCGAGGGCGCTGCCCTGACAGTACAGACATCTCCTCCACCCACGTTGGAAGCGCGTGCTCTTACCAGGCCGGGCTGTCCCTATTGTGCTATTCGTGCTAGGACCCAGCCTCTCAGCCCTTTCTCCCTCCCCGCAGGAGACGAGACATATCTTGACATCTTCCGTGATTTCTCCCTCATGGCATCCGACGACCCGGAGAAGCTGAGCCGGCGTAGTCATGACCTCCACACGCTTTGATCCCAGGCCTTCAAGGGCTGGGAcccccatcccttccctcccTACCACCCGCCCTTTCCATTAAAGCCTTTGTGCTTTGCTCTTCAAAGTTCATTTATTGGCCACCTCCTTTCGGCTGGTGAGATATAGGGCACTGCGACTCTTGGGGTGCAGGAGCGATTGGGAGTTTTTGAACTGGAGTCAATGGAGGGGCAACTCCTGGGAGTGAAGTGGGAGCTTCGGCCTCTAGAGCGGGGGCTCGCGAGCTCAGGCGACGTGGCCCGACCCGTCCGGCTAAGCAGAGGCCGCTTGCGTGGCGTGGGTTGGGTCTAGCCTTGGGAAGGGGGGGCGGCTGGCATCCGGGCTCAGGCCACCCTGGCCCGGAGGCATCCCTGGAATGTGGATGCTCAGCACCCGCCCCCTCGGGAATTCCCCCGGGGAGTGACAGAAAAGGAACAGGTCCTCAACCCCTGCCGTCCGGCCCTCAGTTTCTTGAGCGGCGGGATAGGAGATGCCGGCGTCCACTGAATTGCAGACGTGAGGTCGGGCACACCTGGGGGCCCGTGGGGCCGTCGCGGGTACACCCGGAACGACGTGACTGAGTCACCCTCAGGACCCCACCCCCGCTAGCGTGCGCTGGTCCAGCCTGTCGGCCCCGTCTCTCTGGTTCGCCATTCGGCTTCCACCACCACCCTAGCAGCGCTAggccggcggggcgggggcgAGGGGCGGGGCGCCCAGGGGGCGGGGCTGCCTCTTAAAGGGCCCCCGGCCTCTGCCCTTAGGCCACTTCCTGGGGGCGGAGAGGACTTAAGCGGTTGCAGAAACCAGAGGAAGGCGTCGGCGCCCGGTCCCGAGACTCCCGGCTGCTTCCATCGGAGTCCTCAGACACTCCCAGCTTGTACTGAACGTGCATCTGCGGTCCCCAGCCGATACAGAGGCACCCCTCGCCATCGGCTCCGATCAGCCTCGCCTCCATCTCCTGGGACCCGCGCCAGAGTCAGGCAAGGCAAGGCCTCAAACTGGCCCCCGGAGCCCTGCGTGGACTTGCCCACGGTGACAGCGATCTGCCCGAGAAGCTGGACCCTTCAGAGTCGGCCTTGTGCTCGCCACCGTCACCTGCTGGTTGGATTCTGGAAAGCCACTGTCTGAAGACCACAGAAAGGAATCGCTGACCACCCAGAATCGGATCTATATCTCCCGTACCTGACTtccctcagctcttttcatccgTTGTCTCGACCTTTCCGGCGTCTCTGTGCCCAGAAACCATCCCCCACCACCAAGGCAGCTAGGGTGAGCCCCAAATCTTGCTGCCTTGTACTCCAACCTGTGCCTCCCACTCAGAGACAGTCTGAACCTTACCACCCAGTTCTGCACACACCCAGGAAGTTctaccttttcttctctttcgGTGTCTTCTATACTCCTCAaaatttctcctcctcctgtgcCCTCTTCGCCCCCCTCCTTCGGGGGCCCCGTGACCCTGAATGTCGGGGGAACGCTATATTCCACCACGTTGGAGACCTTGACTCGATTCCCAGACTCCATGCTGGGGGCCATGTTTAGGGCTGGTACCCCCATGACTCCCAACCTCAATCCCGAGGGAGGTGGCCACTACTTCATCGATCGAGATGGCAAGGCCTTCCGGCACATCCTCAATTTCCTCCGGCTGGGCCGCCTAGACCTGCCCCTTGGATATGGGGAGACAGCGCTTCTCAGGGCAGAGGCGGACTTTTACCAGATCCGACCCCTCCTGGATGCCCTGCGGGAACTGGAGGCCTCTCGGGGGACCCCAGCTCCCACAGCCGCCCTGCTCCATGCAGATGTAGATAGCAGCCCCCGCCTGGTGCACTTCTCTGCTCGTCGAGGCCCACACCACTATGAGCTGAGTTCTGTCCAGGTGGACACCTTCCGGGCCAATCTCTTCTGCACCGACCCTGAGTGTCTGGGTGCCCTGCGGGCCCGATTTGGTGTGACCAATGAGGACAGGGCAGAGGGAGGCCCACATTTCCGTCTGGAATGGGCTCCCCGCCCCGCGGAACTCCCCGAAGTGGAGTACCGCAGACTAGGGCTGCAGCCACTGTGGACCGGGGCACCAGGAGAGCCACGGGAGGTGGTGGGCACAcccagcttcctggaggaggtgctgCGGGTGGCTCTGGAGCATGGCTTCCGTCTCGACTCTGTCTTCCCTGATCCTGAAGACCTGCTCAACTCCCGATCTCTACGCTTTGTTCGGCACTAGGAACTGAGACCTGGGAATGCTGCCCTCAGTTTGACTtcagggaggggcgggggaggggggagaaagaACTGGTCATTAAAGGGGTTGAAGATTCTCCTGAGGCCTTTTCCTAGCTCTGCTCCGGGGGCTGTGAGAGTCAGAGGCCCCACTGCACCTGACTGGAGAGCCCAAGTATGGACAGGAATCCCCACACTGGAGGGAGCCCACCAAGAGCCCACAGGATCAGTGGGTCTGGACTGGAGCCGATCCTAGGAGGGCTGGGGAGGCTTCCCTGGCTGGTCCTGCCTGAGTCTGGGGACCTTCGGTGTTTCCTTGCTTGGAGCTCAGTATTCAGAGTCAGGAAAAGCAGGTATGCTTCTCTGCCCAGGCTCAACTTAGCAGGACTATGGAAGGATGATGAGGTCTGAGGGAAAGAGGAGCTTTGGATTGCTCTAATGTGGTCTCCTGGACTGTGACTTCTCCTGGAGATGGTGGCCTCGCCTGGCCTGACAAATGAGAGGTCAGAACACTGTGAAATATGGGAAGGGAGGTTCTTTGCTGTGCCCTAAGCCACCACTGAGGGAGACAGGGAGGGCTACGCCCCACCTTAGGTTGGCATAAGGGAGCTAGGAGAATCCCCATTAACTGTGGGGCTGGAGCGTCCCTCTGGAGTTCCAGGTGTTTTAAATAATCCCATGTTGAAGGTGGGGCTGGCTACAGGGAGGAGTGGGGCATCTTCTTGGGTCCTGGCCTTCCTTCCTTCATGTGTACGTGCCTGTCAGCCAGTGGCTCTGACTGATGCGTGGATCCCTGCATCCTGGCTCTCAGCCATGTTGCTGGAGGTGGTGTCTGTGTGCTGGTCTTTCTGTGGCCTCTGCATGTTCAGGCCTGTTTGGGGTTGCCCAGCAACTGTTTTGGTACCAGGTGTGTCTGTGGTATGGGTATGAGTAGACTGACAATTAGTTTAATCAcaaggggtgtgtgtgcacatgtgcttcACACATCCACGTAGGCAGGAGGGGCCTGCTGAGCTTTGAGTCACTAGGATCTTCTAATGAGAGGTAAGAGAAGTCAACTGGGCTTAGCTAGGCCTTGGAGGCCTGTATAGAACACTCTGTTGCTAAGGCAACCATGAGCCTGTTGCTAGGAGATAGCTGGGGAAGGCCCAAGGCTGCTCAGGGCGAAGAAGAGATGAACAGAAGAGTTTGAAAGAGTGGGGGAGGATGTGGACAGGCATGGGTTTCTGAGTCCCTGGGGGTACGGAATACTCACAAACAGCTTCTTCACTGGGGAGTCACTTACTATTTATCACTGGTCATGatttacaggaagaaaaataaaattgcttttggAATCACCAACTCATGAAAGCTGCTGAGGGCTAGGTTGGGGGTATAGCAGAAGCCCTGCTTTCTCTATCCATCTCCCACTAGAAGAATCTTCTTCCAGTCCTCAATTCACTGGGCCCCAAGTTTACCCCAGCCAGAGATGGGGCAGTGTCGCTGTGCTAGAATGCTCTAGAACCTCCAGACAAAAGGCTGGAACCAGGATCACAGAGCATTCCAATGCCTTCCCAGCCTAGGTGGGGCCAGCCCTCCCTCCAGCAGCCCCCAGCAGGCCTCATGTGGACACTGGCActaggtgggatcttcctggcagcCGTTGAGGCCTGTGTCTTCTGCCGCTTCCCAGACCGTGAGTTGTCGGGCCGCCTGGCCCGGCTTTGCAGCCAGATGGAGGTCCAGTGGAAGGACTGTGAGGTCTCCTGGACATTCTCGGCCTTTGCCTTAGGTAAAATCAGACATCCAGGGATGGGCCTAACAACAATCACCCCTGTGCCCCAAGGGGCCTGCAAGTGGCCTCACAGCTCTGCCTCTCAGCCATCTCC
It encodes the following:
- the ACAP1 gene encoding arf-GAP with coiled-coil, ANK repeat and PH domain-containing protein 1 produces the protein MTVKLDFEECLKDSPRFRASVELVEAEVSELETRLEKLLKLGNGLLESGRHYLAASRAFIVGICDLAHLGPPEPMMAECLDKFTQSLSHKLDSHAELLDATQHTLQRQIQTLVKEGLRSFREAGRDFWRGAESLEAALTHNAEVPRRRAQEAEEAGAALKVARAGYRGRALDYALQINVIEDKRKFDIMEFVLRLVEAQATHFQQGHEELSQLAQYRKELGGQLHQLVLNSAREKRDMEQRHVLLKQKELGGEEPEPSLKEGPGGLVMEGHLFKRASNAFKTWSRRWFTIQSNQLVYQKRYKDPVTVVVDDLRLCTVKLCPDSERRFCFEVVSPSKSCLLQADSERLMQLWVSAVQSSIATAFSQARLDDSPRGLGQGSGHLAISSAATLGPGGLTRGREPGGVGHVAAQVQSVDGNAQCCDCREPAPEWASINLGVTLCIQCSGIHRSLGVHFSKVRSLTLDSWEPELVKLMCELGNVVINQIYEARVEAMAVKKPGPSCSRQEKEAWIHAKYVEKKFLTKLPEIRGRRGGRGPPRGHPPVPPKPGLIRPKPGSFRSKPEPPSEDLQSLHPGALLFRAAGHPPSLPTMADALAHGADVNWVNGGQENATPLIQATAANSLLACEFLLQNGANVNQVDNQGRGPLHHATILGHTGLACLFLKRGADLGVRDSEGRDPLTIAVETANADIVTLLRLAKMREADAAQGQAGDETYLDIFRDFSLMASDDPEKLSRRSHDLHTL
- the KCTD11 gene encoding BTB/POZ domain-containing protein KCTD11, which codes for MLGAMFRAGTPMTPNLNPEGGGHYFIDRDGKAFRHILNFLRLGRLDLPLGYGETALLRAEADFYQIRPLLDALRELEASRGTPAPTAALLHADVDSSPRLVHFSARRGPHHYELSSVQVDTFRANLFCTDPECLGALRARFGVTNEDRAEGGPHFRLEWAPRPAELPEVEYRRLGLQPLWTGAPGEPREVVGTPSFLEEVLRVALEHGFRLDSVFPDPEDLLNSRSLRFVRH
- the TMEM95 gene encoding sperm-egg fusion protein TMEM95 isoform X6 codes for the protein MWTLALGGIFLAAVEACVFCRFPDRELSGRLARLCSQMEVQWKDCEVSWTFSAFALGKIRHPGMGLTTITPVPQGACKWPHSSASQPSPQSTALSGHTFCSLWESFFGPWERAQNLLPEIKGSLYSLPSYWQWLRKTKLREYNREALCPPSCRE